The Chlorocebus sabaeus isolate Y175 chromosome 1, mChlSab1.0.hap1, whole genome shotgun sequence genome includes a region encoding these proteins:
- the LOC103247893 gene encoding LOW QUALITY PROTEIN: olfactory receptor 52D1 (The sequence of the model RefSeq protein was modified relative to this genomic sequence to represent the inferred CDS: inserted 2 bases in 2 codons; substituted 2 bases at 2 genomic stop codons), whose protein sequence is MPDSNLSANHLPDTFFLTGIPGLEAAQFWIPIPFCAMYLVALAGNAALILVIALDNALHAPMYFFLCLLSLTDLALSSTTVPKMLAILWLHAGEISFGGCLAQMFCVHSIYALESSILLAMAFDRYVAICNPLRYTTILNHAVIGRIGFVGIFHSVAIVSPFIFLLRQLPYCGHCVMTHTHCEHMGIAXLAYANITVNIVYGXTVALLAMGLXLIAISYGFILHALFHLPSRDAQHKVLSTCVSHIGVILVFYIPSAFSFLTHRFGRHQVPKDVHIFLANLYVLVPPVLNPIIYGARTKQIRSXLLKLLHLGKTSI, encoded by the exons ATGCCAGATTCAAACCTCAGTGCTAACCATCTTCCAGACACCTTCTTCTTAACAGGGATCCCAGGGCTGGAGGCTGCCCAGTTCTGGATACCCATCCCTTTCTGTGCTATGTATCTTGTAGCACTGGCTGGAAATGCTGCCCTCATCCTGGTCATTGCCTTGGACAATGCTCTTCATGCACCTATGTacttcttcctctgccttctctcACTCACAGACCTGGCTCTCAGTTCTACCACTGTGCCCAAGATGCTGGCCATTTTGTGGCTTCATGCTGGTGAGATTTCCTTTGGTGGATGTCTGGCCCAGATGTTTTGTGTTCATTCTATCTATGCTCTGGAGTCCTCGATTCTACTTGCTATGGCCTTTGATAGATATGTGGCTATCTGTAACCCATTAAGATATACAACCATTCTCAACCATGCTGTCATAGGCAGAATTGGCTTTGTTGGGATATTCCATAGTGTGGCTATTGTTTCCCCTTTCATCTTCTTGCTGAGGCAACTCCCTTACTGTGGTCACTGTgtcatgacacacacacactgtgagcATATGGGCATTGCCTGACTGGCCTATGCCAACATCACCGTCAATATTGTCTATG TGACTGTGGCTCTGCTGGCCATGGGAC GCCTCATTGCCATTTCCTATGGCTTTATCCTCCATGCACTCTTTCATCTTCCATCTCGTGATGCCCAGCACAAAGTTCTAAGTACCTGTGTCTCCCACATTGGAGTCATCCTGGTTTTCTACATCCCTTCCGCCTTCTCCTTCCTCACCCACCGCTTTGGTCGCCACCAAGTCCCCAAGGATGTGCACATCTTTCTGGCTAATCTCTATGTGCTGGTGCCTCCTGTGCTCAATCCTATTATCTATGGAGCTAGAACCAAGCAGATTCGGAGCTGACTTCTAAAACTGCTTCACCTGGGGAAGACATCAATATGA